From Caloranaerobacter sp. TR13, one genomic window encodes:
- the greA gene encoding transcription elongation factor GreA, translating to MADKEVVLTVEGLKKIEDELEYLKTVRRKEVAERIKHALAFGDISENSEYDEAKNEQAQLEERIAKLEGILRTARIIDDEDINLETVSIGTKVKVKDLEFDEEIEYTIVGSAEADPYEGKISNESPVGEALIGRKIGEIVEVQVPDGVIRYEVLEITR from the coding sequence GTGGCAGATAAAGAAGTGGTTTTAACCGTAGAAGGGTTAAAAAAGATTGAAGATGAATTAGAGTATCTTAAAACGGTTAGAAGAAAAGAGGTAGCCGAAAGAATTAAGCATGCACTTGCTTTTGGAGATATCAGTGAGAACTCAGAGTACGATGAAGCAAAGAATGAACAAGCACAATTAGAGGAGAGAATAGCTAAATTAGAAGGAATATTAAGAACAGCTAGGATTATAGACGATGAGGATATTAACTTAGAGACGGTAAGTATAGGCACTAAAGTTAAGGTTAAAGATTTAGAATTTGATGAGGAAATAGAATATACTATTGTAGGTTCAGCAGAAGCAGATCCATACGAAGGTAAGATTTCTAATGAATCACCTGTAGGGGAAGCTTTAATTGGAAGGAAAATAGGAGAAATAGTAGAGGTACAGGTTCCAGATGGGGTTATTAGGTATGAGGTACTAGAGATAACTAGGTAA
- the lysS gene encoding lysine--tRNA ligase codes for MVYEESNLNEMLRLRREKLNKLREVGRDPFKIEKYEVTHHSKYIIDNFDEMEGKFVSIAGRIMSKRGHGKASFIDIQDSEGRIQVFVKVNLIGEEEYEFFKTYDIGDIIGVKGEVFKTKKGEISVKAQEIVLLTKSLQILPEKFHGLKDPDLRYRQRYVDLIVNPEVKQTFILRSKIIKAVREYLDNRGFLEVDTPILNTIAGGAAARPFITHHNTLDIDMYLRIANELYLKRLIVGGFDKVYEMGRMFRNEGMSIKHNPEYTAIELYQAYADYEDMMKLTENLVAYVAEKALGTTKINYQGKEIDLTPPWNRMSMEEAVKKYAGVDFSEINTDEEALKIAEEKGIEIKPGMTRGHVINELFEEYAEEHLVQPTFITHHPVEVSPLAKRNPDNPRITNRFEAFVNTWEIANAFSELNDPIDQRQRFIEQLKQREAGDDEAHMMDTDFLNALEVGLPPTGGLGIGIDRLIMILTNQSSIRDVILFPTMKPIENK; via the coding sequence ATGGTATATGAAGAAAGTAATCTTAATGAAATGCTAAGGCTTAGGAGAGAAAAACTTAATAAACTTAGAGAAGTAGGAAGAGACCCATTTAAGATAGAAAAATATGAAGTAACTCATCATAGTAAATATATTATTGATAATTTTGATGAAATGGAAGGAAAGTTTGTTTCGATAGCAGGTAGGATTATGTCTAAAAGAGGACATGGTAAAGCAAGTTTTATCGATATACAAGATAGTGAAGGCAGAATTCAAGTATTTGTAAAGGTTAATTTAATTGGAGAAGAAGAATACGAATTCTTTAAAACTTATGATATTGGAGATATAATTGGCGTAAAGGGAGAAGTATTTAAAACAAAGAAAGGCGAAATTTCTGTAAAAGCGCAAGAAATCGTATTACTTACTAAATCATTGCAAATATTACCTGAGAAGTTCCATGGGCTTAAAGATCCAGATTTAAGATATAGACAGAGATATGTAGATTTGATTGTAAATCCAGAAGTGAAGCAAACATTTATTTTAAGGTCAAAAATAATAAAAGCAGTTAGAGAATATTTAGATAATAGAGGCTTCTTAGAAGTTGACACACCAATTTTGAACACTATAGCTGGTGGTGCGGCTGCTAGGCCATTTATCACTCATCATAACACTTTAGATATAGATATGTACTTAAGAATTGCAAATGAGCTGTATTTAAAAAGATTAATAGTAGGTGGCTTTGATAAGGTTTATGAAATGGGCAGAATGTTTAGAAATGAAGGAATGTCAATAAAACATAATCCTGAATATACTGCCATTGAATTATACCAGGCTTATGCTGATTATGAAGATATGATGAAATTAACTGAAAATTTAGTTGCGTATGTTGCAGAAAAAGCGTTAGGAACAACTAAAATAAATTATCAAGGTAAAGAAATAGATTTAACACCACCATGGAATAGAATGAGTATGGAAGAGGCAGTAAAGAAATATGCAGGGGTAGACTTTAGTGAAATAAATACGGATGAAGAAGCATTAAAAATAGCAGAAGAAAAAGGAATAGAAATAAAGCCAGGAATGACTAGAGGCCATGTAATAAATGAGCTATTTGAAGAGTATGCAGAGGAACATTTAGTTCAGCCTACTTTTATTACACATCATCCAGTAGAGGTATCACCATTAGCTAAGAGAAATCCTGATAACCCAAGGATAACTAATAGATTTGAAGCATTTGTTAATACATGGGAGATAGCTAATGCATTTTCTGAATTAAACGATCCAATAGATCAAAGACAGAGATTTATTGAACAATTAAAACAAAGAGAAGCAGGTGACGATGAAGCTCATATGATGGATACTGATTTCCTAAATGCTCTAGAGGTAGGTTTACCACCAACTGGAGGACTAGGTATAGGTATAGATAGATTGATAATGATTTTAACTAATCAGTCATCAATCAGAGATGTTATACTATTCCCAACTATGAAGCCTATTGAAAATAAATAA